From the genome of Leptolyngbya sp. CCY15150, one region includes:
- a CDS encoding diaminopimelate decarboxylase — protein MKHPLPVQTLWWQRDDVQYVEDELHFSTHNLNTMAYELGTPLYVYSSDRLRQNLERLHRVLDERAIAHRIFYAMKSNRYAPLLTYLKLTGLCGIDACSPQEVRQARQVGFLPSEISFTGTALSNADLDELARSPDLIINCDSLSSLRRLGDRCPGRAIGLRINPGLGLGYRTNPHLRYAGTKPTKFGIYPEQWEEALALAHRYGLQIQGLHVHAGCGYLTPQLATWSAILQRCQNILDRLPSVSYINLGGGLGIPLVADDAPLDLERWADIVAEQLGDRPQQIYLEPGDYIAKDAGILILQTTMVEQKQDTWFVGMNGGFNLHIEPAFYHLPLEPVPARRRRSQPDWPARVTVTGNINEALDCWAEDVVLSPIQEGDYLCFLNAGGYGASMSSNHCMRGQFTEVLLPPASPTDHGYQHPCV, from the coding sequence ATGAAGCATCCTCTCCCAGTGCAAACCCTCTGGTGGCAACGAGATGATGTGCAGTATGTTGAGGATGAGCTGCATTTCAGCACCCACAACCTCAACACCATGGCCTACGAGTTGGGGACACCGCTGTATGTCTACAGCAGCGATCGCCTGCGGCAGAATTTAGAGCGCCTGCATCGGGTGTTAGACGAACGGGCGATCGCCCACCGAATCTTCTACGCCATGAAGTCCAACCGCTATGCGCCCCTGCTCACCTACCTAAAGCTCACCGGGCTCTGCGGTATTGATGCCTGCTCGCCCCAAGAGGTGCGCCAGGCCCGCCAAGTGGGATTTCTACCCTCTGAAATTTCCTTTACGGGCACGGCTCTATCCAACGCCGATCTGGACGAGTTAGCGCGATCGCCCGATTTGATCATCAACTGCGATTCTCTCAGCAGTCTCCGTCGATTGGGCGATCGCTGCCCCGGTCGCGCCATTGGGCTACGGATTAACCCCGGACTGGGGCTGGGATACCGCACCAATCCCCACCTGCGCTATGCCGGCACCAAACCCACCAAGTTTGGCATCTACCCCGAGCAATGGGAAGAAGCTCTGGCCCTAGCTCATCGCTATGGGCTACAGATCCAGGGGCTGCATGTCCATGCGGGCTGCGGCTATCTGACGCCCCAGTTAGCCACCTGGTCTGCTATCCTTCAGCGCTGTCAAAACATCCTGGATCGCCTGCCGTCGGTCTCTTACATTAACCTAGGAGGCGGCTTGGGCATCCCCTTGGTTGCCGACGATGCGCCTCTGGATCTAGAGCGCTGGGCGGATATCGTCGCCGAGCAGTTGGGCGATCGCCCCCAGCAGATTTATCTAGAACCCGGTGACTATATTGCTAAAGACGCTGGCATTTTGATTCTGCAAACAACCATGGTGGAGCAAAAGCAAGATACCTGGTTTGTTGGCATGAATGGAGGCTTTAATCTGCATATTGAGCCAGCTTTCTATCACCTGCCCCTAGAACCTGTTCCTGCACGACGGCGGCGATCGCAGCCAGATTGGCCCGCCCGCGTCACCGTAACCGGTAACATAAACGAAGCCCTAGATTGTTGGGCTGAAGATGTCGTGTTATCTCCTATACAAGAAGGCGATTACCTGTGCTTCTTGAATGCCGGTGGCTATGGCGCATCCATGAGTTCCAATCACTGTATGCGAGGTCAGTTTACAGAGGTCTTGCTACCCCCCGCAAGCCCAACAGATCACGGTTACCAGCATCCTTGCGTCTAG
- a CDS encoding MinD/ParA family protein: MPKVISIHSYRGGTGKSNMTANLATTLALQGHRVGVVDTDLPSPGIHNILGLDPDIHQATLNRYLWGETSIHDAAHDVSDRLSLDSGALYLVPSSVKPDDIARILKDGYDVRLLNDGFRRLVKDLELDYLFIDTHPGLSKETFLSIAISHVLLLILRPDKQDYQGTAVTIDVAKQLRVRDMKLIVNKAYRQLDPEALRQKVEETYDLKVAGVFPLSEEIVQLASEGVFCLKYPDHPVSHEFQKVAQHVS; the protein is encoded by the coding sequence ATGCCTAAAGTTATTTCCATTCACTCCTATCGTGGCGGTACGGGGAAGTCTAATATGACCGCCAATCTTGCAACCACCCTGGCTCTTCAAGGGCACCGAGTGGGGGTTGTAGATACGGATCTACCCTCCCCCGGTATTCACAATATTCTCGGCCTTGATCCCGATATCCATCAGGCAACCTTGAACCGCTATCTATGGGGGGAGACTAGCATTCACGACGCGGCCCATGACGTGAGCGATCGCCTCTCTCTAGACTCAGGTGCTCTCTATCTAGTACCGTCTAGCGTTAAGCCAGATGATATTGCCCGCATTCTCAAGGATGGCTATGATGTGCGGCTTCTCAATGATGGTTTTCGCAGGCTGGTTAAAGATCTAGAGCTAGATTACTTGTTTATCGATACCCATCCAGGTTTATCGAAGGAAACATTTCTTTCAATTGCCATTTCTCACGTTTTGCTGCTCATCCTCCGACCAGATAAACAAGACTATCAGGGTACGGCTGTAACCATTGATGTTGCTAAGCAGCTTCGCGTTCGAGATATGAAGCTGATTGTTAACAAAGCCTACCGGCAGCTCGACCCCGAAGCTTTGCGACAAAAGGTGGAAGAAACCTATGATCTCAAGGTCGCTGGGGTATTTCCTCTATCAGAAGAGATTGTGCAATTGGCGAGTGAAGGCGTGTTTTGCTTGAAATATCCAGATCATCCCGTTAGCCATGAGTTTCAAAAGGTGGCGCAGCATGTGAGCTAA